The Maridesulfovibrio sp. genomic sequence GGTGATATCAGTGAACTGCATCTGGGAACTACCCAGAAAGAAGAACTGCGCAAGATTCTCTCCCGTGAAATAGAAGAAGACGGTGCTGAATCCGTATGGAAAAACCGTACCTTCCGTAAGAATATTATCCTTTCTTTCGGTAAGCTGGTCTAAGCAGATTGACAAGCCTGCCAAATGTTTCGCCAAGCCCTCTGAGTTAATTCCCGGAGGGCTTTTCTTATGACCTTGCAATTAACGGCTCTAACGCTTAAATAAGTTCAACATCATAATCGGGGGAAACCACATGAGCATCACAAACATATTGAAAACCGGAATCCTGCTTGCCGTCCTGCTGGCAATGACTGCTACATCCGCAACTGCGGAAGAAAAACTTTTCACAGTTATTAACCATACAGACGCCATTATCCGGGTCTGGGGCAAATCCAACGACTTTAAATTCGGCCGAATCAAGCCGAAGACAATCGCTGACTGCACCTGCAACTCCCTTTATAATAAAGACTGCTTTGACAAAAAAGGCGGCAAGGCCAAAATCAAACTGGCCCTTGAAGACAAGAACGGCAAAGACCTTTATTCAGGCGATACCTGCACCAAGCTTTATGTGGATCCCGGCACTTTCATAGATGTAACTCCCGACACAGACGGTCGGCATATCAAATGTGCCATAATTGATAAGTATGAAATAAGGCAGCCCATCCCTTCCTTTGAAAAAGCCGACACCAACAAAGACGGCAAAATTGATGAGCAGGAAGCCGAAGCCATCCAGTTGAAAGCAAACTTCAAGGATTATGACCATGACCTCAACAATGAGCTTAATCCCAAAGAATTTGACCGGGCCATCAACAAAATCAATATCTTCCGAGGCGTGCCTTTTTAATCAAACGGAGCATATTTTTATGAAAAGCAACCCCGTACTTGATGCGTTGCGTGAGCGGCGCTCCATCAGAAAATTCACTGATGCCCCTGTTTCCCGCGATGACCTGACCGCCATTCTGGAAGCCGGACGCTGGGCGCCCAGCGGACTGAACAACCAGCCCTACCGTTTTCTTGTTATCCATGAGGACGATGCACGTGCCAGCCAGCTTGCGGAATGTACAAAGTACGGGCACATAGTAAAGGCAGCCAAGGTCCTGATCTGTATTTTTCTGGACAGGCGGACCGTATACAGTGAGATGAAAGATCATCAAGGGGCTGGTGCCTGCACCCAGAACATGATGCTCGCTGCCCATTCCCTCGGGCTGGGAACAGTCTGGCTCGGTGAAATCATCAACCAGCAGGATCAGGTGCTGGATGTACTCAGACTGCCTGCAGAGCAATACGAACTGCAAGTTATACTTGCCCTTGGTCACCCGGACCAGAAAGGCAGCTCGAAAAGAAACGAACTCTCAGAATATATGCTGGAGGATTTTTAATGGAAATCAAGATTTTTCCCCTCGGTCCACTGGAGACCAATTGTTTTGTCATTGTTAATGAAAACAAAGCGCTCGTAATTGATCCGGGCGGGGACCCTAACCCGATTCTTTCCTATCTGAAAAAGAGCGGAGTGGAAGTGGAACGCATCCTGAACACCCACCTGCATTTCGATCACATTCTCGGTAACCGCGCATTGGCAGACGCCACCGGGAAACAGATTTACGCCTCCAATGACGACCTTGTCCTTATGGACACACAGGTCGGACGCGGCGGCTTGATGGGCTACCCGGAAGTTCCCCATTTTGATTCCGAACATATCGGTGAAGGTGAAACTGAACTGATCGGGTTGGATTGTAAAATTTATTCCACCCCCGGTCACACTCCGGGCAGTCTGACCTTCCACTTTCCGGCCCTTAATGCCGCCTTTGTGGGTGACCTTATTTTCCGCCGTTCCATCGGCAGGACCGACTTTCCATACGGAAATACAGAAGACCTGCTCACTGCAGTAAAGGAAAAAATATTCACCCTCCCGGCTGAAACCGAACTCTTTGCCGGACACGGTCCGTCCACCTCTGTAGGCGATGAGATGAACCACAATCCGTATTTCAGCGGGGTCCAGATCTAATCGGAGATACGTTATGAGTGAACAGAAGATTGTCGATGTCCGTAACAAGTGCTGAGGCGTGGGACTGGAGGTAGGTTGGTACCTCCGTTTTGCGCGGACCGATAAAATAACCGCCCTTGTGGACAAAGGTACGGAAGACCAGTTGCGCCATCAGCTGGAAATCCTGCCCGAATGGGATCTTGAAATCTTTGAAGAGGAAGACCATGTACGCGCGGTCTTCCACTGCAAAGTTCCACGGGGCAAAAAAAGCGACTAAAATGAATCAGCTACCGGTAATTTTTAAATGCAGCCATCACCGCAAAGGGAACAGCGATCTTGCCGCGGACCTGTTCCTGAAAGGTATTCATTCTGCCGGAGGTGATGCGGAAATCATTACCCTGGGCGATATGGATTTCAGACACTGTATCGGCTGCCTTAAATGCCGTACAGCTGAAAACAATCTCTGCATCTTTGCCGAAAAGGATGGCGCGCAGGAATTATATAAAAAAATTATATTCGCCCCTTTCTCTTTCTTCTCTGCTCCCATATACTTCTACCATCTTCCCTCCCGGCTGAAAACTTTCATTGACCGGGGCCAATGGGCTTTCGAAGCCTCAACAGGAAAATCCGGCATAATTACGGACCTTCCCGCACGCCCGGCATATGCCTGCCTTGTTGCCGGTCGGCCTAAAGGCGATAAGCTGTTTGAAGGCGCTGAACTTTCCCTTAAATTCTTTCTGCGGTTCTTCAAGGCTGAACTCCAGCCGGCCCTCACCTTCCGGGGCATAGACGAACCGCATGACCTGCATAAACAGATTGAAAAATGCGCCACCATCAGCAGAGCAGGGAAACAGGCATGGCATAGGATGATAAACAATGACCGCTGAAGATATTTCAAAATTGAGCATATTGGTAGCCGAAGATTCACCGCCTGTACGACTGGTACTGAAAACCTATCTCGGCAAGCTTGGCATTGCTCCGCAATT encodes the following:
- a CDS encoding nitroreductase; translation: MKSNPVLDALRERRSIRKFTDAPVSRDDLTAILEAGRWAPSGLNNQPYRFLVIHEDDARASQLAECTKYGHIVKAAKVLICIFLDRRTVYSEMKDHQGAGACTQNMMLAAHSLGLGTVWLGEIINQQDQVLDVLRLPAEQYELQVILALGHPDQKGSSKRNELSEYMLEDF
- a CDS encoding flavodoxin family protein; this translates as MNQLPVIFKCSHHRKGNSDLAADLFLKGIHSAGGDAEIITLGDMDFRHCIGCLKCRTAENNLCIFAEKDGAQELYKKIIFAPFSFFSAPIYFYHLPSRLKTFIDRGQWAFEASTGKSGIITDLPARPAYACLVAGRPKGDKLFEGAELSLKFFLRFFKAELQPALTFRGIDEPHDLHKQIEKCATISRAGKQAWHRMINNDR
- a CDS encoding MBL fold metallo-hydrolase is translated as MEIKIFPLGPLETNCFVIVNENKALVIDPGGDPNPILSYLKKSGVEVERILNTHLHFDHILGNRALADATGKQIYASNDDLVLMDTQVGRGGLMGYPEVPHFDSEHIGEGETELIGLDCKIYSTPGHTPGSLTFHFPALNAAFVGDLIFRRSIGRTDFPYGNTEDLLTAVKEKIFTLPAETELFAGHGPSTSVGDEMNHNPYFSGVQI